One genomic region from Actinocatenispora thailandica encodes:
- a CDS encoding MarR family winged helix-turn-helix transcriptional regulator, whose translation MAEPANRPDLAAMIVPLGRSLMAAEQPILAAHGLTMWAYVVLSHLSATPTRTQAALADAIGADRTRIIGVLDELQQRGLIRREPDPADRRVRLLSLTAAGRHLRETVSAAIQANEERLLAALAPADRRALLRSLRTLADLPRERLAGTD comes from the coding sequence ATGGCCGAGCCCGCGAACCGACCCGACCTGGCCGCGATGATCGTGCCGCTCGGCAGATCCCTGATGGCGGCCGAACAGCCGATCCTCGCCGCGCACGGGCTCACGATGTGGGCCTACGTGGTGCTCAGTCACCTGAGCGCCACGCCGACCCGGACCCAGGCCGCACTCGCCGACGCGATCGGCGCCGACCGCACCCGGATCATCGGCGTGCTCGACGAGTTGCAGCAGCGCGGTCTCATCCGGCGCGAGCCCGACCCGGCCGACCGGAGGGTGCGGCTTCTGTCGCTGACCGCCGCCGGCCGTCACCTGCGCGAAACCGTCAGTGCCGCGATCCAGGCCAACGAGGAGCGTCTGCTCGCAGCGCTGGCGCCGGCCGACCGGCGGGCGCTGCTGCGCTCCCTGCGAACCCTCGCCGACCTCCCGCGAGAGCGGCTCGCCGGCACCGACTGA